The proteins below come from a single Desulfomicrobium apsheronum genomic window:
- a CDS encoding DUF4390 domain-containing protein yields MTLNLFSASVLRADSIALTDLGVDNAQGSVSVGFSVVINEMAPLMEALQNGGQYEVRCSGKLYKRRLGFWDAFLAEAEYSCTVASKPIARECVVTDHRGTHTLEFTGLEEELNRFWSRLSLPMGSWDAIERGQAYRVVLTFSVTRTNVPGWVSKPLFFVSWDLVPEVVYVLDFDF; encoded by the coding sequence TTGACGTTGAATCTTTTTTCGGCGTCCGTGCTGCGAGCCGATTCCATCGCGCTTACGGATCTCGGGGTGGATAACGCCCAAGGCTCCGTCTCCGTGGGTTTTAGCGTCGTGATCAATGAAATGGCCCCCCTGATGGAGGCCTTGCAGAACGGCGGACAATACGAGGTGCGTTGTTCCGGTAAGCTTTACAAGCGCCGCCTTGGTTTCTGGGACGCCTTCCTGGCCGAGGCCGAGTACTCATGCACCGTGGCGAGCAAGCCCATCGCGCGTGAATGCGTGGTCACGGATCACAGGGGCACCCATACCCTCGAGTTCACGGGCCTGGAGGAAGAACTGAACCGTTTCTGGTCCCGCCTGTCCTTGCCCATGGGCAGCTGGGATGCCATCGAGCGCGGACAGGCCTACCGCGTCGTGCTCACGTTCAGCGTCACGCGAACCAATGTTCCGGGCTGGGTCAGCAAGCCTCTCTTTTTCGTCAGCTGGGACCTGGTTCCCGAAGTGGTGTACGTACTGGATTTCGATTTCTGA
- a CDS encoding sensor histidine kinase codes for MDKSSRHIPVQERTAHERRKRQREITLAAVGIFLIVILTWIELRLLGLNSYLFFALFNVNLILLILVLFLVLRNVIKLVLDRRRRVLGSGLRAKLVLVFVTLSMVPTFIMFVLSTWFVQTSVDYWFQAQVETSMDQALSVGQDFYASAESGLEIKALGILEHLRERKLDFKAKGADEALRQKSREYRLSLSGVITGTMQQKHWESTPVWNDVWPRIMAEVPFAEMGKGMKYWATLWPHADSDLVIGVMSVDEAGSAFLVVGAEVGEGFLDRLELIAQGVGEYKQLRSLKYPLKMTLYMVLGLMTMLIFLGATWFGFRLARELSAPIQALAAGTQRIAQGDLSVRLMDESRDELGLLVQSFNSMAEDLEQSRTHLTRANLQLEEQYQALIAKNHYVQAILENITAGVVSLDRAGRITTMNRAAEGILGLEAGALIGESALDLMGPAHRGLVQEVSQLLRGSPGSQWQRRLDLEVGGETVKLLINAVALMDNEGGDSGIVAVFENISELEKMQRLDAWKEVARRIAHEIKNPLTPIKLSAERLERKFGPVVADPVFTQCTGLIVKQVEHLQEMVREFSSFAKLPEVMLSAGRVEPLLQEAISVFSNSHASIRWVLRAEDVPAVMLDREAMGRAIYNILLNAAEVLADQEDGRVETVLYARKRKGRIYIEISDNGPGIKPEEQSRMFEPYYSTKRSGTGLGLAIVKSIISDHHGHIRVKPNEPAGTTFVIELPAARGEA; via the coding sequence ATGGACAAGTCATCTCGTCACATTCCCGTGCAGGAACGCACCGCGCATGAACGTCGCAAGCGGCAACGGGAAATCACCCTGGCCGCCGTGGGCATCTTCCTCATCGTCATTCTGACCTGGATCGAGCTGCGCCTGCTGGGTCTCAATTCCTACCTTTTCTTCGCCCTCTTCAACGTCAATCTGATTCTTCTCATTCTGGTTCTCTTCCTGGTTTTGCGCAATGTCATAAAACTCGTGCTGGACCGGCGCAGGAGGGTGCTCGGGTCGGGCCTGAGGGCCAAGCTGGTCCTTGTTTTCGTCACACTGTCCATGGTCCCGACCTTCATCATGTTCGTTCTGTCGACCTGGTTCGTGCAGACCTCCGTCGATTACTGGTTCCAGGCCCAGGTCGAGACGTCCATGGATCAGGCCTTGAGCGTGGGACAGGATTTTTATGCGTCCGCCGAATCCGGTCTTGAGATCAAGGCGCTTGGGATTCTTGAGCATTTGCGGGAACGGAAGCTGGACTTCAAGGCCAAGGGGGCGGACGAGGCCCTGCGGCAAAAGAGCCGTGAGTACAGGCTGAGCCTGAGCGGCGTGATCACCGGTACCATGCAGCAAAAACACTGGGAGTCCACTCCGGTCTGGAACGACGTCTGGCCCCGGATCATGGCCGAGGTGCCTTTTGCCGAGATGGGCAAGGGCATGAAATACTGGGCCACTCTCTGGCCGCATGCGGACTCGGATCTGGTGATCGGGGTCATGTCCGTGGACGAGGCCGGGTCGGCCTTTCTTGTCGTGGGCGCGGAGGTGGGAGAGGGTTTTCTGGACCGGCTGGAACTGATCGCCCAGGGCGTAGGCGAGTACAAACAGCTGCGCAGCCTCAAATATCCCTTGAAGATGACCCTGTACATGGTCCTTGGACTCATGACCATGCTCATCTTTCTCGGGGCGACCTGGTTCGGTTTTCGGCTGGCCCGGGAGCTCAGCGCCCCCATTCAGGCGCTGGCGGCGGGAACCCAGCGTATCGCCCAGGGTGACCTTTCGGTCCGGCTCATGGACGAATCCCGCGACGAGCTCGGTCTTCTGGTTCAGTCATTCAACAGCATGGCCGAGGATCTGGAGCAGAGCCGCACGCACCTGACCCGCGCCAATCTGCAGCTCGAAGAGCAGTATCAGGCGCTTATCGCCAAGAATCACTACGTACAAGCCATTTTGGAGAATATCACCGCAGGCGTCGTCTCCTTGGACAGGGCCGGACGGATCACGACCATGAACCGCGCGGCCGAGGGCATTCTTGGCCTTGAAGCCGGAGCGCTCATCGGTGAATCCGCCCTGGATCTCATGGGTCCGGCTCATCGCGGGCTGGTGCAGGAAGTCAGTCAGTTGCTGCGCGGCAGCCCTGGTTCCCAGTGGCAGCGCAGGCTCGATCTGGAGGTCGGCGGTGAAACCGTCAAGCTTCTGATCAACGCGGTGGCGCTGATGGACAACGAGGGCGGGGACAGCGGCATTGTCGCTGTTTTTGAGAACATTTCGGAGCTTGAAAAGATGCAGCGCCTCGACGCCTGGAAGGAAGTGGCCCGGCGCATCGCCCATGAGATCAAGAATCCGCTGACCCCCATCAAACTCTCGGCCGAGCGTCTGGAACGCAAGTTCGGGCCCGTGGTGGCGGACCCTGTCTTCACCCAGTGCACCGGGCTCATCGTCAAGCAGGTCGAGCATCTGCAGGAAATGGTGCGGGAGTTTTCAAGCTTTGCCAAACTGCCCGAGGTGATGCTTTCCGCCGGTCGCGTCGAGCCCCTGCTGCAGGAGGCCATCTCGGTTTTTTCGAACAGTCACGCGTCCATTCGCTGGGTCCTTAGGGCCGAGGATGTACCTGCTGTCATGCTCGACCGCGAAGCCATGGGCCGTGCCATCTACAACATCCTGCTGAACGCGGCCGAGGTATTGGCCGATCAGGAAGACGGACGGGTCGAGACCGTTCTCTATGCGCGCAAGCGCAAGGGCCGGATCTACATAGAGATCAGCGACAACGGTCCCGGCATCAAGCCCGAGGAGCAGTCGCGCATGTTCGAGCCCTACTACTCGACCAAGCGCAGCGGCACCGGCCTTGGTCTGGCCATCGTCAAATCCATCATCAGCGATCATCATGGGCATATCCGGGTCAAACCCAACGAACCGGCCGGAACCACCTTTGTCATTGAACTTCCAGCCGCACGCGGCGAGGCATGA
- a CDS encoding sigma-54-dependent transcriptional regulator, translating to MHTNASILIIDDEQDIRLSLRGIFEDEDWQVAEAGNGTEGLGLALDGDFDLIFLDIWMPGMDGMAVLCALRDKGVDTPVIMISGHGNIETAVTALKNGAFDFIEKPLSLDNVLVTAGKALELSLLKRENRELRSRIQPDESPTITGSSPGIVRLRELVAQVGPTEAWVLITGENGTGKEIAARAIHRASKRAAKEMICVNCAAIPEELIESELFGHEKGAFTGADKAKKGKFELADKSTLFLDEIADMSLKTQAKILRILQEQKFERVGGTKTFKVDVRVIAATNKDLVQEMVEGRFRQDLYYRLNVFPLSVPPLRERAEDIPEMIEFFSRRMIEEQSLKPVRFDRESLDLLKRYAWPGNVRELKNFVERLFILYQGQEVNVSMLPPEYRASVALDTLAMVPDGITDFKEARARFEEAFLRRELARADGNVARMSENIGLERTYLYRKLKTYGLGAEEGR from the coding sequence ATGCATACCAACGCTTCCATTCTCATTATCGACGATGAACAGGACATCCGCCTGTCCCTACGCGGAATTTTCGAGGACGAAGACTGGCAGGTGGCCGAGGCCGGCAACGGAACCGAGGGGCTTGGGCTGGCGCTGGACGGGGATTTCGATCTCATCTTTCTCGATATCTGGATGCCCGGCATGGACGGCATGGCGGTTTTGTGCGCGCTGCGGGACAAGGGCGTGGACACCCCGGTGATCATGATCTCCGGCCACGGAAACATCGAGACGGCGGTCACGGCCCTCAAGAACGGAGCCTTCGACTTCATCGAGAAGCCCCTGTCCCTGGACAACGTCCTGGTCACGGCGGGCAAGGCCCTGGAGCTGTCCCTGCTCAAGCGTGAAAACAGGGAGCTGCGTTCCCGCATCCAGCCCGACGAGTCTCCGACCATCACCGGGTCCTCGCCGGGCATCGTCCGGTTGCGCGAGCTTGTCGCCCAGGTCGGCCCCACCGAGGCCTGGGTGCTCATCACCGGTGAAAACGGAACCGGCAAGGAGATCGCGGCCCGGGCCATCCATCGCGCCAGCAAACGGGCCGCCAAGGAGATGATCTGCGTCAACTGTGCGGCCATCCCCGAGGAACTGATCGAATCCGAGCTGTTCGGTCACGAGAAGGGCGCTTTCACCGGCGCGGACAAGGCCAAGAAGGGCAAGTTCGAGCTGGCCGACAAGAGCACTCTGTTTCTGGATGAAATAGCCGACATGAGCCTCAAGACCCAGGCCAAGATTCTGCGCATCCTGCAGGAGCAGAAATTCGAGCGGGTCGGGGGCACCAAGACCTTCAAGGTTGACGTGCGCGTCATCGCGGCCACCAACAAGGACCTCGTGCAGGAGATGGTCGAGGGGCGTTTCAGGCAGGATCTGTATTACCGGCTCAATGTCTTTCCCCTGTCCGTTCCGCCCCTGCGCGAGCGGGCCGAGGACATTCCGGAGATGATCGAGTTTTTCTCGCGGCGCATGATCGAGGAGCAAAGCTTGAAACCCGTGCGCTTCGACCGGGAGTCCCTGGATCTGCTCAAGCGTTATGCCTGGCCCGGCAATGTGCGCGAGCTCAAGAATTTCGTGGAGCGGCTCTTCATTCTGTATCAGGGCCAGGAAGTGAACGTCTCCATGCTTCCCCCGGAATACAGGGCCAGCGTCGCCCTTGACACCCTGGCCATGGTCCCGGACGGAATCACGGATTTCAAGGAAGCCCGGGCCCGGTTCGAGGAAGCCTTCCTGCGCCGCGAGCTGGCCCGCGCGGACGGTAACGTCGCGCGGATGTCGGAAAACATAGGGTTGGAGCGGACGTATCTGTACCGCAAGCTCAAGACCTACGGCCTCGGCGCTGAAGAGGGGCGCTAG
- a CDS encoding sigma-54-dependent transcriptional regulator, with product MNYSLLIIDDEESIRDSLSMALGRHYTVSALASGKEALEALPALAPDLVLLDIGLPDISGLEVLDHIRGQAPHAAVIMITAFEDLDTVISAMKRGAFDYLLKPLRMDALKLCLDRAGSSIRLGKEIRLLQDKALREQIPFFVAESEALTDVVQTVAKVAVSPDTPVLVEGDTGTGKELIASAIHYRSPNFRGPLVTVNCAAIPAELIESELFGYAPGAFSGAGKRGKTGLVEEAAGGTLFLDEIGELPGSAQAKLLRFLQEGEFYALGSTAKRTVRTRVVAATNRDLEDMVRTGTFRQDLFYRLAVVRIRVPSLARRKEDILPLARLFLHQYGEKFGKKFNDLTQNARNALLGHSWTGNVRELRNIMERATLMACGPDLDAGDLGLAKECAPVAENRAALTREGVNLPSLLHDLERGYYEQALALAEGNESQAARLLGVSRDTFRYRRGKLGV from the coding sequence ATGAACTATTCCCTGCTCATCATCGACGACGAAGAATCCATCCGAGACAGCCTGTCCATGGCCCTCGGCCGCCACTACACGGTCAGCGCCCTGGCCAGCGGCAAGGAAGCCCTGGAAGCGCTGCCCGCCCTGGCCCCGGACCTCGTGCTCCTGGACATAGGGCTGCCGGACATAAGCGGCCTTGAGGTGCTGGATCACATTCGAGGGCAGGCGCCCCATGCCGCCGTGATCATGATCACGGCCTTCGAGGATCTGGACACGGTCATTTCGGCCATGAAGCGCGGCGCTTTCGACTATCTTCTGAAGCCGCTGCGCATGGACGCCCTCAAGCTCTGTCTGGACCGGGCGGGGAGTTCCATCCGCCTCGGCAAGGAGATCCGTCTCCTGCAGGACAAGGCCCTCAGGGAACAGATTCCCTTTTTCGTGGCCGAGAGCGAGGCCCTGACCGACGTGGTCCAGACCGTGGCCAAGGTCGCGGTCAGCCCGGACACGCCGGTGCTCGTCGAAGGCGACACGGGCACGGGCAAGGAGCTCATCGCCAGCGCCATCCATTACCGCAGCCCGAATTTTCGCGGCCCGCTGGTAACGGTCAACTGCGCGGCCATCCCGGCGGAACTGATCGAGAGCGAACTTTTCGGCTACGCGCCGGGAGCCTTCAGCGGCGCCGGAAAAAGGGGCAAGACGGGCCTCGTTGAGGAAGCGGCCGGAGGCACGCTCTTTTTGGACGAGATCGGAGAGCTGCCGGGCAGCGCCCAGGCCAAGCTGCTGCGCTTTTTGCAGGAGGGCGAATTCTACGCCCTGGGCTCCACGGCCAAGCGCACGGTGCGCACCCGGGTCGTGGCCGCGACCAACCGTGACCTCGAAGACATGGTCCGCACCGGAACGTTCCGGCAGGACCTCTTCTACCGGCTGGCGGTGGTCCGCATCCGCGTGCCCTCGCTGGCCCGCCGCAAGGAGGACATCCTGCCGCTGGCGCGGCTCTTCCTGCATCAATACGGGGAAAAATTCGGCAAGAAATTCAACGACCTCACCCAGAACGCCCGCAACGCCCTGCTCGGCCATTCATGGACGGGCAACGTGCGCGAACTACGCAACATCATGGAGCGGGCCACGCTCATGGCCTGCGGGCCGGATCTGGATGCCGGGGATCTCGGGCTTGCGAAGGAGTGCGCGCCGGTCGCTGAAAACCGGGCCGCGCTCACGCGGGAAGGAGTGAATCTGCCGTCCCTGCTGCATGATCTGGAACGCGGGTATTACGAGCAGGCGCTGGCCTTGGCGGAAGGAAACGAATCCCAGGCCGCCAGACTGCTTGGGGTTTCAAGGGACACCTTCAGATACAGACGCGGCAAGCTGGGCGTCTAG
- a CDS encoding ATP-binding protein gives MTRIILFLLLLLPPLPLLAAPPSVLVLHSYHPGLSWTDTLNMGISETFHAELSGALLWVEYLDTKRNTDTSYLSLQAALLRHKLAESTFNLIITTDNDALEFVLEYRDSIFRGAPVVFCGVNDFTPGQLRGQKDITGLAENPAFAETMLSALSLHPGTREFVVIGADQSITDLLTDRSLHALERQFPGIRFTYWNNLDALELRERLKELGPGQVILIHGVMRNEEGVLVDYRGKNLFLSTHTKVPIYGFWDFEMGTGCVGGKMVQGRTEGERAARLAMEVLGGTDPDDIPVHTKTPSRFIFDYIQLQRLGISEKALPAGSLVLNQPARFYQIDKRYIWTATVGVAVLLAALAMLLSSIRRRQEAQAVLRRHKEQLEEAVRARTEHLRTANDELEREVHERIRAEGDLRKARASLEIEVDRRTTDLRFEIEQRRLAEAHIRDREAKARALINAPTETLLLMDQAGIILDINETGASRLGRNRESLYGLSLYALLPETHAGRFRQVVDKVFATGEVRSINEYGEERDLDLRFYPVLDDLGQVTRVAVFMADVTGARRMARQIMLLDKINSLGRMAAGIAHEIRNPLTGIHGYLYAMDEICDDLPVTEPASVLRETIAKIRKAAGKMESVIRRVLDFSKPGTPRLELLDLSIPVQEGLSLMLPTLRKAGISVDTDFTAAPAILGDRMQLEQAVINIVDNAARAVRHNEGAKNISLRILSDQDRLSLCVADNGPGIAPADRERIFDPFYTTANDGTGIGLSIVQRIVADHSGTIHVGESPSGGAEFKLEFPLPAPEHQ, from the coding sequence ATGACGCGCATCATTCTTTTCCTCCTGCTGCTCCTGCCGCCCCTGCCGCTCCTGGCCGCACCGCCAAGCGTACTCGTCCTGCACTCATATCATCCGGGCCTGTCCTGGACCGACACCCTCAACATGGGCATCAGCGAAACGTTTCACGCCGAGCTGTCCGGAGCCCTGCTCTGGGTTGAATATCTGGACACCAAGCGCAACACCGACACGTCCTATCTCTCCCTGCAGGCCGCGCTCCTGCGGCACAAGCTCGCCGAAAGCACCTTCAACCTGATCATCACCACCGACAATGACGCCCTGGAGTTCGTGCTCGAATACCGGGACAGCATCTTTCGCGGCGCGCCCGTCGTGTTTTGCGGCGTCAACGATTTCACGCCCGGGCAATTGCGCGGCCAGAAGGACATCACAGGCCTGGCCGAGAATCCGGCCTTTGCCGAAACCATGCTCTCGGCCCTCTCCCTGCACCCCGGCACACGGGAGTTCGTGGTCATCGGCGCGGACCAGTCCATCACCGACCTGCTCACGGACCGCTCCCTGCACGCCCTGGAACGGCAATTTCCCGGCATCCGCTTCACCTACTGGAACAACCTCGACGCGCTGGAACTGCGCGAACGGCTCAAGGAACTGGGCCCCGGCCAGGTCATCCTCATCCACGGAGTCATGCGCAACGAGGAGGGGGTGCTGGTCGATTATCGCGGCAAGAATCTCTTCCTCTCCACCCACACCAAAGTGCCCATTTACGGATTCTGGGATTTCGAGATGGGCACGGGCTGCGTGGGCGGAAAGATGGTGCAGGGGCGCACCGAGGGCGAGCGCGCGGCCCGGCTGGCCATGGAGGTCCTCGGCGGAACCGACCCTGACGACATCCCCGTGCACACGAAGACCCCTTCGCGCTTCATCTTCGACTACATCCAGTTGCAGCGCCTTGGAATCAGCGAGAAGGCCCTGCCTGCGGGCAGCCTCGTGCTCAACCAGCCCGCCCGTTTCTACCAGATCGACAAGCGCTACATCTGGACCGCCACCGTGGGCGTGGCCGTGCTGCTGGCCGCCCTGGCCATGCTCCTGAGCTCCATCCGCCGCCGTCAGGAGGCCCAGGCCGTGCTGCGCCGTCACAAGGAGCAGCTCGAAGAGGCGGTCCGCGCCCGTACCGAGCATCTGCGCACGGCCAATGACGAGCTCGAACGCGAAGTCCACGAGCGCATCCGGGCCGAAGGCGATCTGCGCAAGGCGCGCGCCAGCCTGGAGATCGAGGTGGATCGCCGCACCACCGATCTTCGCTTCGAGATCGAACAGCGCCGCCTGGCCGAGGCCCATATCCGCGACCGCGAGGCCAAGGCCCGGGCGCTCATCAACGCCCCGACAGAAACCCTGCTGCTCATGGATCAGGCCGGAATCATCCTCGACATCAACGAAACCGGGGCATCGCGCCTGGGCAGAAACCGGGAGTCCCTCTACGGCTTGTCCCTGTACGCCCTGCTGCCCGAAACGCACGCCGGACGGTTCCGTCAAGTCGTGGACAAGGTCTTCGCCACCGGAGAAGTCCGCTCCATCAACGAGTACGGGGAAGAGCGCGATCTGGACCTGCGCTTCTACCCCGTCCTGGACGATCTCGGACAGGTCACGCGCGTGGCCGTGTTCATGGCCGACGTCACCGGAGCCCGGCGCATGGCCCGGCAGATCATGCTCCTCGACAAGATCAATTCCCTGGGCCGCATGGCCGCCGGCATCGCCCACGAGATCCGCAACCCCCTGACCGGCATCCACGGATATCTCTACGCCATGGACGAGATCTGCGACGACCTTCCGGTCACGGAGCCCGCCTCGGTCCTGCGCGAGACCATCGCCAAGATCCGCAAGGCCGCCGGCAAGATGGAGTCAGTCATCCGCAGGGTGCTGGATTTCTCCAAACCCGGTACGCCCCGCCTCGAACTGCTCGACCTGTCTATTCCGGTACAGGAGGGCCTGAGCCTCATGCTCCCGACCCTGCGCAAGGCCGGGATCAGCGTGGACACGGATTTTACCGCCGCGCCGGCCATCCTCGGGGACCGCATGCAGCTTGAGCAGGCGGTCATCAACATCGTGGACAACGCGGCCCGGGCAGTGCGTCACAACGAGGGCGCCAAGAACATCTCGCTGCGCATCCTGTCCGACCAGGACCGGCTCAGCCTTTGCGTCGCGGACAACGGGCCAGGCATAGCCCCGGCCGACCGGGAACGGATTTTCGACCCCTTCTACACCACCGCGAACGACGGCACGGGCATCGGCCTGTCCATCGTGCAACGCATCGTCGCCGACCACAGCGGCACCATCCACGTGGGCGAAAGCCCCTCGGGCGGAGCGGAATTCAAACTCGAATTCCCCCTCCCGGCCCCGGAGCACCAATGA
- the rpsF gene encoding 30S ribosomal protein S6, with product MTRYEELILLSPELGVEECREIVNNFSAIVEREGGTVLKIDDWGVKDTAYPVRKFNRGRYVRMELNMPGKAVAELERNVRITDGVFKFITVRLAETPVAATEEA from the coding sequence ATGACCAGGTACGAGGAATTGATCCTGCTCAGCCCTGAGCTGGGTGTGGAAGAATGTCGCGAAATCGTGAACAACTTCAGCGCCATTGTCGAGCGCGAGGGCGGCACCGTCCTCAAGATTGACGACTGGGGCGTCAAGGATACGGCATATCCGGTGCGCAAGTTCAACCGTGGCCGGTACGTCCGCATGGAACTGAACATGCCCGGCAAGGCTGTCGCGGAATTGGAACGTAATGTCCGCATCACCGATGGCGTGTTCAAGTTCATCACCGTCAGACTCGCCGAGACTCCTGTTGCGGCAACCGAGGAGGCATAG
- the rpsR gene encoding 30S ribosomal protein S18, translated as MSFKKKFAPRRKYCRFCENPEILLDYKHPEVLNDFVTDRGKIIASRITGTCAKHQRALTREVKRARQMALMFYTATHSTDVLKKSRV; from the coding sequence ATGTCCTTTAAGAAGAAATTCGCACCCCGGAGAAAGTACTGCCGTTTCTGCGAGAATCCCGAGATTCTGCTTGATTACAAGCATCCCGAAGTCCTGAACGATTTCGTGACCGATCGCGGCAAGATCATTGCCAGCCGCATCACCGGCACCTGCGCCAAGCACCAGCGGGCTCTCACCCGCGAAGTGAAGCGCGCTCGCCAGATGGCTCTGATGTTCTACACGGCTACCCACAGCACCGACGTGCTCAAAAAATCTAGAGTCTAG
- the rplI gene encoding 50S ribosomal protein L9: MKVILRADVDNLGRLGDIVAVRPGYGRNYLLPQGLASMATPGNLKVFEQERRKLQAMNDAVKAEAAALAARIEAAKVVIEVRVGDGDKLYGSVTTPQIATILEEQGVEVDRRKIQLEDGIRSLGEYVIDVKLHPEVVAKLTVNVVKFGRPEQVNEPEPQADATEEATAE, encoded by the coding sequence ATGAAGGTCATTTTGAGAGCAGACGTGGATAATCTGGGCCGACTTGGCGACATCGTCGCGGTCCGTCCCGGTTATGGCAGAAATTATCTGTTGCCTCAGGGTCTTGCCTCCATGGCAACTCCCGGCAACCTGAAGGTCTTTGAACAGGAACGCCGCAAGCTGCAGGCCATGAACGACGCCGTCAAGGCCGAGGCTGCCGCTTTGGCCGCCAGGATCGAGGCCGCCAAGGTCGTGATCGAAGTGCGCGTTGGCGACGGCGACAAGCTTTACGGCTCCGTCACCACTCCCCAGATCGCCACGATCCTGGAAGAGCAGGGCGTGGAAGTGGATCGCCGCAAGATCCAGCTCGAAGACGGCATCCGCTCCCTAGGCGAATACGTCATCGACGTGAAGCTGCATCCTGAAGTTGTGGCCAAGCTGACCGTGAACGTGGTCAAGTTTGGTCGTCCTGAGCAGGTGAACGAACCCGAACCGCAGGCCGATGCAACCGAAGAAGCCACCGCGGAATAA